CGTGACGGGCGCGCCGGCTTCCTCAAGGGCCTCGTAGAGGCGGTTCGCGTGGTGGCGCAACACCTGGCGGTCGTGCTCGGCATGGAGGATGAGCACGGGAATCTTCACCTTTTTCGCGGTCTCGGCGGGCGCGGTTTGAAAATGCTCTCGAAACCACTTCAAGTTGACCGACTGGCCGTGAAACTCCCCCGTATCGCCTCCATTTTCGACGAGGGCGAAAAGCTCGTCCTGCGCCTCGCGCGCGGCGCCGCGCAGCTCCCCCGCCGGGACAAGCTCCAATTGCTCGCGCAGCACATCCTTGAGCGACGAGGAAGGCGTTCCCAGAAGAACGAGGCGGCTCAGTCCGGGCACCTTCTCCGCGGCAAGCAGGAGCGCCAGGATGCCGCCCTCGCTGTGGCCGATGAGCGTCAGGTCTTTTTCGTGGATGTCCTTGCGCGAGCGCAGGGAGCGAAGCGCCGCGCGGGCGTCGCCGACCAGGTCGATGAGCGACGCTTCCCTGAGGCTGCTGCCGCTTCCGCCAACGCCCCGGTCGTCGAAGCGGAGCGCCGCAAAACCCGCCTCGGCCAGCCGCTCTGCCATAAGGCGATAGAACGACGACTGGATGCCTCCGCTGCCGGGCGTGTTGCCGTCGCGGTCCTGGGCGCCGGAGCCCGAAAGAATGACCGCGGCGGGATATTTCTTTCCGCGCTTCTTTTTCCGCCCCCCGGACGCACCGTCCTTCCCCGTCTCTTCCAAGGGCAGCGTGAGCGTTCCGGCGAGCGTGACGCTGCCGTTCGAAAAGGAGGCGGTCTCCTCGCGGAAACGCGGCTCCCGCTCGGGCTCGGAGGCGGCTTCTTCTTTGTCTTTCATGAGAAGCGGAACGGGCACGGGCTTGTAGTTGGAGCGCACGGCCGCGGCCTGCTGCAAGGGAACGGTAATTTTCACGGGCTCCCGCCTGGCGTCGTAGTAGACGTTGACGCCGACCGTTCCCGCGATGTTCACGAAAATCTTGTGAAGGGGAACGGAGACGCCGTTTATTTCCGCCGCTTCGATCCCTTCCTTCTCCACGATGGCCTCGACCAGCGAGAGCGTCTGCGGGACGTAGACGAAAGCAAGCAGGCGATCCCTGTCCGCGGCGTGGAACTGGTGCACAAGATAGAAGTAGTGGGAGAAAAAGTTATTATCGAGTATGAAAGGACGCTCGTCGTAGGGCTCGGTGCGCTCCTGCGGGGGCTCACCGGCCGCCCCCGACGCGCGTGCCGGGACAAGCTCGACGCGCGCCCGCAGTTCCTTGTCGTCGAACTCGACCGCAATGCGCTGCTGCACAGCCCCGCCGCTCACCGCATCAAGCGTGTAGCGCAGCGGCTCGCCCCTGTCGCCGGTTTCAAGGAGAGCCTCAAGCGAAGCGCTCTTGCCGCCCATGGGGAGCGCCACCTCCGAGCGGTGCGTCCAGCCGTCCGGGGTCTTCGTCATGGAGAACGTCTCCTCACCCGCCGCTTTGTCGGCAAGGAAAATTTTCCACGCGCCCCACCCGAGGGCAAGGTCAGGCTTGCCCTCGACAAGTCGGGGCTTATCCGCTTCGGCGGGCCTGCCTTCGGCCTGTCGGGGCTTCGCTTCCTCGGAAGCCGGCGCCTCTTGTGAAAATCCCGAAAATACCGGGACGAGCGCGGCAATCCCGAAAATCGTCGTCAGAAAAAACGGGCGAAGGAACGGCATGGCAAAACGGCGGAAATTATTATGCCTGAAGCCCCGGAGAATTTCATCCTATTCGCTGCTTTGTTCCCGCAACTCTTCGATGCCGTCGCGGAGCTTTTCCAACTGCTCCCGGTAGGCCGGCTTCATGGGATAGAGGCGGTGCGCGGTCTCGAAATCCGAAAGCGCGTCTCTTCCGTTTCCAAGACGCAGGTGGGCGCGACCGCGCACGTCGTAGTAGAACGGCGTCCGGGGATTGAGCGCGACGGCGCGGTCGGCGTCGCGCAGGGCCCGCTGCACGGCAGACGCGTGCGGCGCAGGCCCGAGCAGGCGGATCTGGGCGCGGTAGACGGGGATTTCGGCCTTGAGGGGATACAGGCGTTCGCCCCGATCGAGGTACCGAAGGGCTTTCTTGCTCTCTCCGGCCCGGTACGCAAACTCCGCCTCCTCGTAGAGGCGCGTTCCGCCATAGACGAAAAGGGCCGCCAGAAGCGCCGCGCCGAGCAGCGCCGCCGATGCGGCGTGCTCGAGGCGCGGCATGGACGGAGCTCCGCGCGGGGCGGGGGCCGCGGTTTCGCGCATGCGCCATGCCATGCCCGCGAGCATGAAAAAGGGGTAGGCGACGCCCGGCTCGTAGAACGTGAAGTCCACCGCGTTGTGAAGAAGAAACGCGAGGCACGCCGCCTCGACCGCGAGGGCGGACGGCCCGCGAGAACGAAATATTTTTCGAAACCACCCCCACAAGAGCCATCCCAAAAGCGCCGCGCCCGCGAGGCCGCCTTCCGTGAGGTGCTGAAGGTAGGTATTGTGCGCGTAAAGGGTCTCGTTCATGCCGGGACGGCGGAAGCGGGGATACTCGAGGCCGTAGCCTCCGAAGCCCTTCCCAAGAAAAGGGCTTTCTTTCCACATCTCCATGGCGGCTTGCCAGTTGGCGAGGCGGAGCGCCACCGGCGACGCGCTCCGCCGCTCCTCGATTCGTGCCGCCGCCACGCCCCAGGCGAGGGCGAGGGCGAGGGCGGCGAGAATAAGCCACCCCGTGACGCGGCGCGTGCGACCGGCCGCTGCGGCCGCGGCCCCGGCCAGCGCCAGAGCGAGCATCGCCCCCGCGGAGAGCGTGAGAGCGAGGTTGGCGGCAAGGAGCGCCAAAAGCGCCCAGAGGAGGACGTCCCGCCACGCGGGGCGGCGCCCGGTCAGGGTTGCGCCGACGGCGATGGGAAGCGCCATCGCCAAAAATCCGGCGTAGGCCGTGGGAAGGGGAAAGCGCGCGAAGATACGGCCCGATTCTAACCGTTCCAGGATTTCGGGCGGCACGGCATCCATGCGCGCCCGCGCGAGCTCCGCGCTGCGCTCAAGCCCGAAGCCCCACTGGTAGAGTCCGTAAAGCGCCGCCGCAGCGCTGAGCACCAGGAGCGCCGTTCGAAAGCGGCTATGGTCTTGCGGTGGAAGGCGGTACGAAAGCCAGGCGGTGGCCGCGTAGGAGAGGAAAAGAAGGCCGTGCTCGAGCGACAGGGCGCGGTAGCTCGCCGCCGCCCAGGCGTTTAGAGAAAAAAAAGCGGCAAGGATCCAGACGGCGCGCGGCAGGGCATTCCCCCGCGCCACGGCGTAGAGGCCTCCCCCCAAACTGAGCGCCATAGCCGCCCCCCAGCCGCCCGTGTGGACGCCGGGAGGCCAGAGAACGCTTACGCAAAGAAGGGCAAGGACAGTAAGAAGCGGTATCAATGAATGGTGCACACGCATTCCCCCTCTTGGCGGGACTGGAACCCGCCCGCCGATCCCGACAAGTCGAGGACAGGTTGGCGGGTGGGGCTTGCGCTACAAGAAACCAAAAAAACGCGGGGGCTCTTTTGCGAGCCCCCGCGTTAAACGCGTTTTATGTCAACTGTCGCAGGACACGCGGATCAACTGCTCTTTGACCCGGTTGCAGTGGTTGAATTGCAGCCGCCGAAAAAGAACTGACCGTCTGCAAAAGCGATGTCGCATTCCCACCTTCGGCTTGTTCGATCGGCGAAGTGAGTGCCCGTCACGGGATCAGTCAGCAAGTCAGCCGGGGCCGCTAATCCTTTGTCTGCAGGGCCGTCCGAGCCGCCGGAACCCAACCCATAGATCGCCGGGTTCGGGGTAGCGCCTCGGTTGCCATACTGAATAGGCATTCCCCAGCCGTCCACGGCCGGCGGGTTATCGAGGTAGCCCAAGGCGTCGAGGAAGGCATTGAGCCCGGTGGAGGGTGTGCCAACGTCCTCCGGGCCGCCGCCCACATCGACCGACACGCCGAAGTTGTCGATTTTGTACGACTCGACGCCAGTGCCGAGCGTACGGATGTCGCCCGACGTCGCCTTGTGGCGAGAGCGGTTCATTGCATCGAGCAGATTCGGGATGGCTATCGCGGCAATGATGCCGATGATGGCCACCACGATGAGCAGCTCGACAAGCGTGAAACCTTTGCTCTTTTTTGTTCTCATGTTTCGTTATTCTCCTTTACGTAAAGTGAGAGTTGTTGCATCTCATTATAGAATTATGCAAGCTCTGTGCCAACAGAAGTGAAGAATTTCCTGTGAAATTCAGCCGAAAAATGGCTGTTTTTCCATTGAAGGGAAGGGTGCTTGGCAATTTTTGTCATAATTTAACGACAATTTTTGTCGGGTGCCGATTCCGCCAAAGGCAGGGTTGGGCATTCTCGTCCCGACGCAAGCCTCGGAAGGAACCAATCTCAACGTTGTCGGAACAAGTCCGATTTTTCGGAATTACCATAGCAGGTCCTTCACCCGCTTGAAAAGGCTCTTTCCGCCCACAGTCGCCTCTTCCTTGCGCAGTTCGGCCAAGCGCTCGTAGAGGTCGCGTTCCTCCTTGGAAAGGTCGGTCGGAACGTGCACGTTGACCGTGATGTACTGGCTGCCGCGCTTTCTTGCGGGACCCCGGGAGCCTTCGAGGGAGGGAATGCCGCGCCTCTTCCACTCGAAGGTCTCGCCGGGCTGGGTGCCGGGCGGAACGGTGAGCTCGCCTTCCTTGCCCTCGAGGGTCGGAACCTTAACGAGGGTGCCCAGGGCGGCCTGCGGTGCGGAGAGGGTCACTTCGCACCAGATGTCGCCGCCGCGGCGTTCGAAAACGGGATGCTCGCGCTCATGGACTACGACGTAGAGGTCGCCGTTTGGACCGCCGTGTCGGCCGGCCTCACCCTTGCCCTGGAGGCGGAGCTGGCAGCCGTCCGAGACGCCCGCGGGCAGGCTTACACGCACCGTTTCCTCCTTCACGGTTTGTCCCGTGCCGTCGCAAATGCGGCACGCCTCGCGCACCACGCGTCCTTCGCCCCGGCACTTGGGACACGTTTGCACCATGGAGAAGAATCCTCGCTGGTACACTACCTTGCCCTGACCGTCGCAGGACGAGCAGGAGACGACGCCGTCCCGGTCCGCGGCGCCCGTGCCCCGACAGGAGGGGCATGTGGTGCGCTTCGAAAGGGAAAGCTCTTTTTCGACGCCTGCCGCGGCTTCCTCAAGCGTAATCTCGAGGTCGTAACGGAGGTCGGCCCCGCGCTCGCTCCGGCCGCGCCCGCGCTGGCGCCTGCGGCCCAGGAGGTCGCCGAATCCAAACATCTCGGAAAACACATCCTCGAGTCCGCCGCCGAAGATGTCTTCAAAGTCGCGGAAAATACTCGCGTCGAAGCCCCCACCGGCTTCCGCGCCCGGGCGCACACCGGCATGGCCGTAGCGGTCGTAGAGCGCGCGCTTCTTGTCGTCTCCCAAGACGCTGTAGGCCTCGGAAGCTTCCTTGAAGCGTGCCTCGGCATCGCTGTCGCCTGAGTTGCGGTCGGGGTGGTACTTTAAGGCCAGCCGCCGGTAGGCTTTCTTAATCTCGGCTTTCGACGCGTCCCGCGAAACGCCCAGAATTTCGTAGTAGTCTTCCGCCATGTGCGAATTATAGCATACGCCCAGCGCCGGACTTGTTCGGAGCCACTTACCCGTGGGCCCACGGAAGGGCATGGCGGAAATCTCGGGCATGCAGATGTCCGCCCCAAACCGCGTCGTTGACGCGGTGATTCGCCGAGAGTATCCTGCTCCTATTTCATGGGCAAGAAAAGCCGAATCAAAAAATCTCGCACAACCCCGAAAGCCCCCGGTGCGGCGCCGAGGCCCGTCGGGGAGGAAGCCCTCGCGGAAAGCTGGGCCATCCCCCTCTGGGTTGCGCTTGTCGTCCTGGTCGTCTTGCCTTCCATTCTTTATTTTAATTCCTTATCCAACCCTTTCCTCTACGACGATTCTCATAGCCTTGTGAAAAATTCCCACGTCCGCAGCCTCGAAAACATCCCCTCCTTTTTCACCAGCGCCCGGACCACCAGCATCCACTCCGACAAGGGCCACTACCGCCCCGTCCTCTTCTCCACCTACGCCCTCAGCTACGCCCTCGGCGGCTACGACTACGACCCCAAGGTCTTCCGCCTCGCGAACCTCGTCCTTCATACCCTCAACGGCCTGTTGGTCTTCGCCGTGTTTCGACGCCTTTCCGGGAAGACAGCCCTTGCGTTTTTCGCAGCGCTCTTGTTTGCCGTGCATCCCCTGAACGCCGAGAGCGTCAACTACATCAGCTGCCGTTCGAACGTGCTGGCGACGACGTTTTACCTGGCGAGCGTGGGGCTGTTCGTGGGCTATGCGGGCGGCGCCTCGATGCGGCGGCGGGCGGCTTTCTACGCGGGCTCGCTTCTTTGCTTCGTGCTGGGGCTGCTGTCGAAGGAGATTGCGGTGACGCTGCCGGTGATGTTGGTTCTGCTGGACGTGCTAGCGCTAAGTCCGTGGAAGGGAAACGTAGAGGTGAAGAAACTGGTTCGCCGGCACGCGGCGTTTTTCGTCGTGACGGCGTTGTACGGGGGGCTGCTGGTGGGCAAGATGCTGGTGCCGAGTTACGAGAAGCGGGACGTGCTTTCGAATCTGATTATCCAGACGAAGGCGATGGCGTATTATCTGAAGCTTCTGGTGTTTCCCCGGGGGCTGAGCATCTCCCACGGCTTTGATACGGAGGGCTTGCTGAATCTGGCCTTCAGCGTCTCGTTGCTTGTCATCGGCGCCAGCTTGTTCCTGGCCTGGAAGCTGCGCGGGCGCTGCGGTCTCCTGAGCTTCGCCATCCTATGGTATTTCATCACCCTGCTTCCGACTTCGAGTGTTATCGCCCTGTATGTTCCCGTCAACGAGCACCGAGTCTATCTTCCCGGAATAGGGTTTGCCGCGGCGATTGGATTCGCGATGAATTACGGAAGGCGCCGCCTCCCCCTCCCTGCGGCCAGGTTCGTCGCGCCGCTCTTTTTGGTCGTCATGGCTGTTTTTTCCATCATAGTCGTTGCACGAAATCGAGTGTGGCAAACGCCCGATGCCCTCTGGGAAGACGCCGCTCGGAAATATCCTCACAATGCCCATGCCCATGAGGCCCTGGCGAACAGCTATGCGCGGCAGGGGTACTTGGAAAAAGCCAAAAGGGAATACGAACTCGCCGTACGGTACGCCGGGAAGGAAGGCGTGTCGTTGTCGCTCAACCTGATCAACCTGATCAACGAGGCGGGCGACTACCGGGGCGCCTTGAAAGCTTACGAGGAGCGCTTGCGGATAGAAGAAGAGGCGGGAAATCGGGCCGGCGTGGCCCTAGCGCTCACGAACATCGGGATTGTCCACGGCAACTTGGGCGACTTCACGAAAGCGCTGGAGCATTTTGAAAAAAGCCTTGAAATCGAGCAGGAGCTGGGCAACAAGAAGACGATGTCGCGCCTGTACACCAATATCGGTGCGACCTACGGCAGGCTGGGCGACTCGGCCCAGGCGATCCGGCATTTTGAAAAAGCGGTAGAGATGGAGCCGAGGACAGCGGAAGCGTACATCAATCTGGCGCATGCGTACCTTCAGGTACCGAGGGTGAAGGAGGCCGAGGCCGTCTGCGAAAAGATGAAGAATCGCGGCTTTCACGTGCCTGAGGATTTAAGGAAGCGTCTGGAAGCCGCCGTGGAAAATCCGTGAGGCTTCTCGACACGCGTAGAAACCGTTCCTAAAATGGGATAGTTGACACTCCTTGAATAAGTAGCTATCGCTCATGGGCAAGAAAAGCCGAAGCAAAAAATCTCGCACAGCCCCGAAAGGCCCCGGTGCGGCGCCGAGGCCCGTCGGGGAGGAGGCCCTCGCGGAAAGCTGGGCCATTCCCCTCTGGGTTGCGCTTGTCGTCCTGGTCGTCTTGCCTTCCATTCTTTATTTCAGCTCTCTAACCAACCCTTTCCTTTACGACGATGTCCACAGCCTCGTGGACAATCCACACGTCCGCGGCCTCCAAAACATCCCCTCTTTCTTTACCACCACCACAACCACCAGCGTCTTTTCCGACAAAGGGCACTATCGCCCCGTCCTCTTTTCGACCTACGCCCTAAGCTACGCCCTCGGCGGCTACGATTACGATCCCGGGATGTTTCGGGTGTTCAACCTTGTCTTTCACGTCTTGAACAGCCTGTTGGTCTTTGCCGTGTTTCGGTCCATCCTCCGCAGTAGCACGGCTACGGAGGACGGGCGCATTTTCGGGAAAACGGCGGCGGCGTTCTTTGCGGCGCTTTTGTTTGCCGTTCATCCTCTGAACACGGAGAGCGTCAACTACATCAGCTGCCGCTCGAACGTGCTGGCGACGACGTTTTACCTGGCCGGCGTGGGGCTGTTCGTGGGGTATGCGGGAAGCGCCATGATGCGGCGCCGGACGGCTCTCTACGCGGGCTCGCTTCTTTGTTTCGTGCTGGGGCTTTTGACCAAAGAAATCGTGATTACCCTTCCTGTGATTTTGATGCTTTTGGATATTTTGATTCTTAGTCCTGACGCGAAAGTCTTTGATCTCAAGACTCTATTTCGCCGCCACGTGATGTTCTGGGTGATCGCGGGGGCTCATCTATTTCTGATTTTCGCCGTGAGCCTTAAACCCGCTTACGAAAGGCGCGGCGTCCTTTCCAACCTTCTCATCCAGACCAAAGCAGTGGTATTCTACTTGCGGCTTTTGGTGTTTCCGCGGGGTTTGAGCGTGTCGCACGGTTTCGAGTGGCAGGGCAC
The DNA window shown above is from Acidobacteriota bacterium and carries:
- a CDS encoding alpha/beta fold hydrolase; this encodes MPFLRPFFLTTIFGIAALVPVFSGFSQEAPASEEAKPRQAEGRPAEADKPRLVEGKPDLALGWGAWKIFLADKAAGEETFSMTKTPDGWTHRSEVALPMGGKSASLEALLETGDRGEPLRYTLDAVSGGAVQQRIAVEFDDKELRARVELVPARASGAAGEPPQERTEPYDERPFILDNNFFSHYFYLVHQFHAADRDRLLAFVYVPQTLSLVEAIVEKEGIEAAEINGVSVPLHKIFVNIAGTVGVNVYYDARREPVKITVPLQQAAAVRSNYKPVPVPLLMKDKEEAASEPEREPRFREETASFSNGSVTLAGTLTLPLEETGKDGASGGRKKKRGKKYPAAVILSGSGAQDRDGNTPGSGGIQSSFYRLMAERLAEAGFAALRFDDRGVGGSGSSLREASLIDLVGDARAALRSLRSRKDIHEKDLTLIGHSEGGILALLLAAEKVPGLSRLVLLGTPSSSLKDVLREQLELVPAGELRGAAREAQDELFALVENGGDTGEFHGQSVNLKWFREHFQTAPAETAKKVKIPVLILHAEHDRQVLRHHANRLYEALEEAGAPVTLRFLDGLDHFYLPSTSGTIAELGRTREHADEPFASVVKWLREGEL
- a CDS encoding O-antigen ligase family protein, producing MHHSLIPLLTVLALLCVSVLWPPGVHTGGWGAAMALSLGGGLYAVARGNALPRAVWILAAFFSLNAWAAASYRALSLEHGLLFLSYAATAWLSYRLPPQDHSRFRTALLVLSAAAALYGLYQWGFGLERSAELARARMDAVPPEILERLESGRIFARFPLPTAYAGFLAMALPIAVGATLTGRRPAWRDVLLWALLALLAANLALTLSAGAMLALALAGAAAAAAGRTRRVTGWLILAALALALAWGVAAARIEERRSASPVALRLANWQAAMEMWKESPFLGKGFGGYGLEYPRFRRPGMNETLYAHNTYLQHLTEGGLAGAALLGWLLWGWFRKIFRSRGPSALAVEAACLAFLLHNAVDFTFYEPGVAYPFFMLAGMAWRMRETAAPAPRGAPSMPRLEHAASAALLGAALLAALFVYGGTRLYEEAEFAYRAGESKKALRYLDRGERLYPLKAEIPVYRAQIRLLGPAPHASAVQRALRDADRAVALNPRTPFYYDVRGRAHLRLGNGRDALSDFETAHRLYPMKPAYREQLEKLRDGIEELREQSSE
- the dnaJ gene encoding molecular chaperone DnaJ codes for the protein MAEDYYEILGVSRDASKAEIKKAYRRLALKYHPDRNSGDSDAEARFKEASEAYSVLGDDKKRALYDRYGHAGVRPGAEAGGGFDASIFRDFEDIFGGGLEDVFSEMFGFGDLLGRRRQRGRGRSERGADLRYDLEITLEEAAAGVEKELSLSKRTTCPSCRGTGAADRDGVVSCSSCDGQGKVVYQRGFFSMVQTCPKCRGEGRVVREACRICDGTGQTVKEETVRVSLPAGVSDGCQLRLQGKGEAGRHGGPNGDLYVVVHEREHPVFERRGGDIWCEVTLSAPQAALGTLVKVPTLEGKEGELTVPPGTQPGETFEWKRRGIPSLEGSRGPARKRGSQYITVNVHVPTDLSKEERDLYERLAELRKEEATVGGKSLFKRVKDLLW
- a CDS encoding tetratricopeptide repeat protein, which produces MGKKSRIKKSRTTPKAPGAAPRPVGEEALAESWAIPLWVALVVLVVLPSILYFNSLSNPFLYDDSHSLVKNSHVRSLENIPSFFTSARTTSIHSDKGHYRPVLFSTYALSYALGGYDYDPKVFRLANLVLHTLNGLLVFAVFRRLSGKTALAFFAALLFAVHPLNAESVNYISCRSNVLATTFYLASVGLFVGYAGGASMRRRAAFYAGSLLCFVLGLLSKEIAVTLPVMLVLLDVLALSPWKGNVEVKKLVRRHAAFFVVTALYGGLLVGKMLVPSYEKRDVLSNLIIQTKAMAYYLKLLVFPRGLSISHGFDTEGLLNLAFSVSLLVIGASLFLAWKLRGRCGLLSFAILWYFITLLPTSSVIALYVPVNEHRVYLPGIGFAAAIGFAMNYGRRRLPLPAARFVAPLFLVVMAVFSIIVVARNRVWQTPDALWEDAARKYPHNAHAHEALANSYARQGYLEKAKREYELAVRYAGKEGVSLSLNLINLINEAGDYRGALKAYEERLRIEEEAGNRAGVALALTNIGIVHGNLGDFTKALEHFEKSLEIEQELGNKKTMSRLYTNIGATYGRLGDSAQAIRHFEKAVEMEPRTAEAYINLAHAYLQVPRVKEAEAVCEKMKNRGFHVPEDLRKRLEAAVENP
- a CDS encoding tetratricopeptide repeat protein; translation: MGKKSRSKKSRTAPKGPGAAPRPVGEEALAESWAIPLWVALVVLVVLPSILYFSSLTNPFLYDDVHSLVDNPHVRGLQNIPSFFTTTTTTSVFSDKGHYRPVLFSTYALSYALGGYDYDPGMFRVFNLVFHVLNSLLVFAVFRSILRSSTATEDGRIFGKTAAAFFAALLFAVHPLNTESVNYISCRSNVLATTFYLAGVGLFVGYAGSAMMRRRTALYAGSLLCFVLGLLTKEIVITLPVILMLLDILILSPDAKVFDLKTLFRRHVMFWVIAGAHLFLIFAVSLKPAYERRGVLSNLLIQTKAVVFYLRLLVFPRGLSVSHGFEWQGTANAAFFLSLAVLGILVFAAWRMRERMAHMSFGVSWYFITLLPTSSFLPLNIPVNEHRAYLPAVGFAAAVAFLLELARGMSVPIQSKSVEARTRLRPAPTLGRLGQALSKLAVPLFVVVVGIFSVAVYARNQVWKTPVALWEDAVKKYPNNVHAHETLGLEYEKIGDLEKAEQEFLFAVRHGGTDETLAKSHNGLGIIYAKRKEYESAIEHFTLSVELTPSAWHPNHNLGIAYVAQGHNEKALKYLQKAVELNPHDEQPYRYLAKVYLALGKIDEAGGVLQEMKKLGFSVPEDLRERLETAMENP